In Aureibaculum algae, the following are encoded in one genomic region:
- a CDS encoding phospholipase D-like domain-containing protein, with protein sequence MKSFVELDKENESEYLNLLSAVSKLSGLFSDNSIPLINYRVAENIFCKSFNADNLSRSDTAFDANYKSVGVGLKTFTCPSSNSNEKIAEFNSLSSELKELKGKKLAIRLAEYRNQRINLAKRNYNINASIYHIVARKKNELVLFETDYDNIDIDNIQNQKKTKAGWSFEDGNNFYSFNYSKSTLYRKFIIPDNAFRLPISIIKDPYSLLLNIFKDKVLPLASDSLTRGVNYVVLPLYSTKYKDKRVSEKSGLNQWNAGGRNRNIGEVYIPIPIEIHKQFPFFFPERDEPFKLKVPTGEIYDAKVCQDNSKALMTNPNKDLSNWLLRNVLKLKEGELATMDKLNKLGLDSVILIKDNEGIFKIDIMKTDSYIDFLENK encoded by the coding sequence ATGAAGTCCTTTGTAGAATTAGATAAGGAAAACGAAAGTGAATACTTAAATTTACTTTCTGCAGTTTCAAAACTTTCAGGTCTTTTCAGTGACAACTCTATTCCTCTTATAAATTACCGAGTAGCTGAAAACATTTTTTGTAAAAGTTTTAATGCAGATAATTTATCTAGATCTGATACCGCTTTCGATGCAAATTATAAATCTGTTGGTGTTGGATTAAAGACCTTTACATGTCCATCAAGTAATAGTAATGAAAAAATTGCTGAGTTTAATTCTCTTTCAAGTGAATTAAAAGAATTAAAGGGTAAAAAATTAGCAATTCGGCTTGCTGAATATAGAAATCAAAGAATAAATTTAGCCAAAAGAAATTATAATATAAACGCTTCAATTTATCATATTGTAGCTAGAAAGAAGAATGAATTAGTTTTATTTGAAACTGATTATGATAATATTGATATAGATAACATTCAGAATCAAAAAAAAACAAAAGCTGGATGGTCCTTTGAGGATGGTAATAATTTTTACAGTTTTAATTATTCAAAAAGTACGCTTTACAGAAAATTCATTATACCTGATAACGCATTTAGATTACCAATAAGTATAATTAAAGATCCATATAGTCTATTATTAAATATCTTTAAAGACAAAGTTTTACCTCTAGCTAGCGACAGCCTTACAAGAGGTGTGAATTATGTGGTACTACCCCTTTATAGTACCAAATACAAAGATAAAAGAGTTAGCGAAAAAAGTGGCTTAAATCAGTGGAATGCGGGAGGAAGAAACAGAAACATTGGTGAAGTTTATATTCCTATTCCAATTGAAATTCATAAACAATTCCCGTTTTTTTTTCCAGAAAGAGATGAACCCTTCAAATTAAAAGTTCCTACAGGTGAAATTTATGATGCTAAAGTTTGTCAAGACAATTCTAAAGCTTTAATGACAAATCCTAATAAAGATCTTTCTAATTGGCTTTTAAGAAATGTCTTAAAACTAAAAGAAGGAGAATTAGCAACTATGGATAAATTGAATAAGTTAGGTTTAGACAGTGTAATTTTAATAAAAGACAATGAGGGTATTTTTAAAATTGACATTATGAAAACTGATTCTTATATTGATTTTTTAGAAAATAAATAG